Proteins encoded by one window of Lasioglossum baleicum chromosome 4, iyLasBale1, whole genome shotgun sequence:
- the LOC143207990 gene encoding uncharacterized protein LOC143207990 isoform X1, with amino-acid sequence MAYSRNERRGTRALLTIRRAYSTETDETGPDRAGERGATMWSGEKRSKGGNSVAKTRPLKPMAQKTTAARVRRQSTACASFLLLVSLLNDKLCELVDRYRNNRRDWKQWISGQLTLPAPRLPLATTCRPSVRLRF; translated from the exons ATGGCCTATTCCCGGAATGAGAGGAGAGGCACTCGCGCGTTGCTGACAATAAGGAGAGCGTACTCGACGGAGACAGACGAGACCGGGCCGGACCGGGCCGGAGAAAGAGGAGCAACAATGTGGAGCGGAGAAAAGCGGAGCAAGGGTGGGAACAGTGTTGCGAAAACGAGG CCGCTGAAACCGATGGCGCAGAAAACGACCGCGGCCAGAGTTAGGCGGCAATCAACCGCTTGTGCCTCTTTCCTTCTGTTGGTTTCTCTTCTGAACGATAAACTCTGCGAATTGGTCGATCGTTATCGGAATAATCGCCGAGACTGGAAACAATGGATTTCAGGACAGCTAACACTCCCCGCCCCTCGTCTACCCCTTGCAACCACGTGTCGCCctagtgtccgacttcgattttga
- the LOC143207990 gene encoding uncharacterized protein LOC143207990 isoform X2 — translation MAYSRNERRGTRALLTIRRAYSTETDETGPDRAGERGATMWSGEKRSKAAETDGAENDRGQS, via the exons ATGGCCTATTCCCGGAATGAGAGGAGAGGCACTCGCGCGTTGCTGACAATAAGGAGAGCGTACTCGACGGAGACAGACGAGACCGGGCCGGACCGGGCCGGAGAAAGAGGAGCAACAATGTGGAGCGGAGAAAAGCGGAGCAAGG CCGCTGAAACCGATGGCGCAGAAAACGACCGCGGCCAGAGTTAG